The following are encoded together in the Acidobacteriota bacterium genome:
- a CDS encoding TrkH family potassium uptake protein: MKIRPVLRFLGRLLLVLAVAELLPLLCSLLYGEYQSAMAFLLSMLVTALTAGLLAFLGRGAGELYRREGVLIVVGGWVVASALGALPYMLSAAIPSPVDALFESASGFTTTGATVLTDIASQDRGILFWRSFTQWLGGMGIIVLFLALLPELGPGARFLYKLEVPGPTAEALSPRIRDTAAVLWRIYLVFTLAETLLLWLAGLSLYDALTHTFSTLSTGGFSPLNESVAGYWDRPWVVIIIIVFMVAAGANFSLYFGLTRGAGWSLLRDAELRLYLLILAGASVLITWNILASGASEDVPGTALHAAFQVASITTTTGFATADFEQWPHLSRMLLVVLMFVGGCAGSTSGSMKVMRMVIGLKSAMREVRYMFSPNTVVAVFVGGKAVPDPVVRSVAGFFILFLSAWGLGSLLLTFDGHSPLTAATAAIATLGNVGPGLERVGPVENFAFFSGWAKLLMVLLMWIGRLEVYAIAALFNLRFWRG, from the coding sequence ATGAAGATTCGTCCAGTGCTGCGCTTCCTCGGTCGCCTGCTCTTGGTGTTGGCGGTGGCGGAGCTGCTTCCCCTGCTGTGCAGCCTGCTCTACGGCGAGTACCAGAGCGCCATGGCCTTCCTGCTGTCGATGCTGGTCACGGCGCTGACGGCGGGCTTGCTGGCCTTTCTGGGCCGCGGCGCCGGCGAGCTCTACCGCCGCGAGGGGGTGCTCATCGTGGTCGGTGGCTGGGTGGTGGCGTCGGCCCTGGGGGCCCTGCCCTACATGCTCTCAGCAGCCATTCCGTCGCCGGTGGACGCCCTCTTCGAATCCGCTTCCGGCTTCACCACCACCGGCGCCACGGTGCTCACGGACATCGCCAGCCAGGACCGCGGCATCCTCTTTTGGCGCAGCTTCACCCAATGGCTCGGCGGGATGGGCATCATCGTCCTCTTCCTGGCCTTGCTGCCGGAGCTCGGCCCCGGCGCGCGCTTCCTCTACAAGCTGGAGGTACCGGGACCGACGGCGGAGGCCCTTTCCCCGCGCATCCGCGACACCGCCGCCGTGCTCTGGCGCATCTATCTGGTCTTCACTCTCGCCGAGACACTGCTCCTGTGGCTCGCCGGCCTGAGCCTCTACGACGCCCTCACCCACACCTTCTCGACCCTCTCCACCGGCGGCTTCTCGCCGCTCAACGAATCCGTCGCCGGCTATTGGGACCGGCCCTGGGTGGTGATCATCATCATCGTCTTCATGGTGGCCGCCGGCGCCAATTTCTCACTCTACTTCGGGCTCACCCGCGGCGCCGGCTGGAGCCTGCTGCGGGATGCGGAGCTACGCCTCTATCTGCTCATCCTCGCCGGCGCCTCGGTGCTCATCACGTGGAATATCCTCGCCTCCGGAGCCTCCGAAGACGTCCCCGGCACCGCCCTCCACGCGGCCTTCCAGGTCGCGTCCATCACCACCACCACCGGCTTCGCCACCGCCGATTTCGAGCAATGGCCTCATCTCTCGCGCATGCTGCTGGTGGTGCTGATGTTCGTCGGCGGCTGTGCCGGCTCCACCTCCGGCTCGATGAAGGTGATGCGCATGGTCATCGGCCTCAAATCCGCCATGCGGGAGGTGCGCTACATGTTCAGCCCCAACACCGTGGTAGCGGTCTTCGTCGGCGGAAAGGCGGTACCGGACCCGGTGGTGCGCAGCGTCGCCGGCTTCTTCATCCTCTTTCTCTCCGCCTGGGGTCTGGGCAGCCTGCTGCTCACCTTTGACGGCCACAGCCCCCTCACCGCCGCCACCGCCGCCATCGCCACCCTGGGCAACGTGGGTCCCGGACTGGAGCGGGTCGGGCCGGTGGAGAATTTCGCCTTTTTCAGCGGCTGGGCCAAGCTGCTGATGGTGCTGCTGATGTGGATCGGACGGCTGGAGGTCTACGCCATCGCAGCACTGTTCAACCTGCGCTTCTGGCGTGGGTGA
- a CDS encoding aminotransferase class V-fold PLP-dependent enzyme: MSSPDPELAGSELAGNWTLQPGLSFLNHGSFGACPRPVLDLQQQLRAELEEQPVEFFVRRLPDRLDAARERLADFLGADPEDLVVVPNATAGVNTVLRSLLAASASEPTWEAGDELLTTDHAYNACRNALEFVARGAGARVRVATVPFPLEDPQQVVDTVLGAVTERTRLVLLDHITSPTGLVFPLEQLVRALDARGIDTLVDGAHAPGMLDLDLDALGAAYYTGNCHKWPCAPKGAAFLHVRRDRQDGIEPLSISHGANVRRAGRSRFHDAFDWTGTDDPTAFLCVPKALETVAALVPGGWPEVRRRNRELALAARRHLCAALEVGEPSPESMIGSLAAVPLPDRPQEEASAGALYTSALQQKLLQEHHIEVPIVPWPAPPHRLVRISAQLYNTEEQYRHLARALVEELSEEAGSVEGR; this comes from the coding sequence GTGAGCAGTCCGGATCCTGAGCTGGCGGGTTCTGAGCTGGCGGGGAACTGGACCCTCCAGCCGGGGCTGAGCTTCCTCAACCACGGCTCCTTCGGCGCCTGCCCGCGGCCGGTGTTGGATCTTCAGCAGCAACTGCGGGCGGAGCTCGAAGAGCAGCCGGTGGAGTTCTTCGTGCGCCGCCTCCCGGACCGCCTCGACGCTGCCCGAGAGCGGCTGGCGGACTTCCTGGGCGCCGACCCGGAGGACTTGGTGGTAGTGCCCAATGCCACTGCCGGGGTCAACACGGTGCTGCGTTCGCTGCTCGCCGCCTCCGCTTCTGAGCCCACCTGGGAGGCCGGCGACGAGCTGCTCACCACCGACCACGCCTACAACGCTTGCCGCAACGCTCTGGAGTTTGTCGCCCGGGGCGCGGGGGCGCGGGTGAGGGTGGCGACGGTGCCGTTTCCCCTCGAAGATCCCCAGCAAGTGGTCGATACAGTGCTGGGCGCGGTGACCGAGCGGACTCGCCTGGTGTTGCTGGACCACATCACCAGCCCCACGGGCCTGGTCTTTCCCCTCGAGCAGCTGGTGCGGGCCCTCGACGCCCGGGGCATCGACACGTTGGTGGACGGAGCCCACGCTCCGGGCATGCTCGATCTAGATCTCGACGCCCTCGGGGCCGCCTACTACACCGGCAATTGCCACAAATGGCCGTGCGCGCCCAAGGGGGCGGCGTTCCTGCACGTGCGCCGGGATCGCCAAGATGGCATCGAGCCGCTCTCCATCAGCCACGGCGCCAACGTCCGGCGAGCGGGCCGCAGCCGTTTCCACGACGCTTTCGACTGGACCGGCACCGACGATCCGACGGCTTTCCTCTGCGTGCCCAAGGCCCTGGAGACGGTGGCGGCGCTGGTGCCCGGGGGCTGGCCCGAGGTGCGGCGGCGCAACCGCGAGCTGGCTCTCGCCGCTCGTCGTCATCTGTGCGCCGCCCTGGAGGTCGGAGAGCCAAGCCCGGAGTCCATGATCGGGTCGCTGGCGGCGGTGCCGCTGCCGGATCGGCCCCAGGAGGAAGCTTCTGCCGGTGCCCTCTACACCAGTGCGCTGCAGCAAAAGCTCCTACAGGAGCACCACATCGAGGTGCCCATCGTGCCCTGGCCGGCACCGCCGCACCGCCTGGTGCGCATCTCGGCCCAGCTCTACAACACGGAAGAGCAATACCGGCACTTGGCCCGGGCGTTGGTGGAGGAGCTTTCTGAGGAGGCGGGGTCGGTGGAGGGGCGGTAG
- a CDS encoding GGDEF domain-containing protein, translating to MNQATPAPAPREREAVPVRRRPRSPRGGQRELVATLVPVGGAVLALLLLARWGSLIPGFVASQEVIGWSDWLLLTLACLVCLLHRPFSSSSLGLGALVVPAALLELGGAGAGAMVAAAALLADLIRRKLRKHSPIIGPERRRLVRSLENAGALVLAVLFAAVAGALALPNALEAPGGAEGANPLRRLVVAGAVYGLALLAVQAADKKLRRPHQPVPWGALLKPQLFDLPAWAAGVALALVVQSIGWPVAAWLLGAFALLSLEIARHALRHGISEQRIGDLERLSRASRRIAGDGREQGLVSVAERIRIECTNVIHFQWFQFELLQRDSQYSSWWAGPDRRLYEGQPEPPPVPPPLPGIHKRAAWRRLERSLETEDQLLGRLTLWCDPRQLENDSVTLLDTLLPQMVASLQRAVLDREAKEDPLTGLAVRRVLEDRLLKSHRRCLQEGSTMAVVMCDLDHFKSINDTYGHAAGDQALIATAALLKEAVGEGQLAARYGGEEFTLLLEYTDGDEALQLAESIRRQVEALEVVWEGERLPLTISLGIAVFPDLHAKTPEDLVELADEALYEAKDHGRNRCLLHLGRGRFRTVDGDTVTGAGDSAPAKPPQLFA from the coding sequence ATGAACCAAGCGACTCCAGCTCCGGCCCCCCGCGAGCGCGAAGCGGTGCCGGTGCGCCGGCGGCCCCGATCCCCCCGCGGCGGCCAGCGGGAGCTGGTGGCGACCCTGGTGCCGGTGGGCGGTGCGGTGCTGGCGTTGCTGCTCCTGGCCCGCTGGGGTTCGCTCATCCCGGGCTTCGTGGCTTCTCAAGAGGTCATCGGCTGGTCCGACTGGCTCCTTCTCACCCTGGCCTGCCTCGTCTGTCTGCTGCACCGCCCGTTCTCCAGCTCTTCCCTGGGATTGGGGGCCTTGGTGGTTCCGGCGGCGCTGCTGGAACTGGGGGGAGCGGGGGCGGGAGCGATGGTGGCGGCGGCGGCGCTGCTGGCGGATCTGATTCGCCGCAAGCTGCGCAAGCACTCGCCCATCATCGGTCCCGAACGTCGTCGCCTGGTGCGCTCCCTGGAGAATGCCGGGGCGCTGGTGCTGGCGGTGCTCTTCGCGGCGGTGGCCGGCGCCTTGGCGCTGCCCAATGCTCTGGAAGCGCCCGGGGGCGCGGAAGGGGCGAATCCCTTGCGCCGGCTGGTGGTGGCCGGGGCGGTCTACGGCTTGGCGTTGCTGGCGGTGCAGGCCGCGGACAAGAAGCTTCGCCGGCCTCACCAGCCGGTTCCTTGGGGAGCGCTGCTCAAACCCCAGCTCTTCGATCTGCCGGCGTGGGCGGCGGGGGTGGCGCTGGCGCTGGTGGTCCAGTCCATCGGCTGGCCGGTGGCGGCCTGGCTGCTAGGAGCCTTTGCCCTGCTCTCCCTGGAGATCGCTCGTCACGCTCTGCGCCACGGGATTTCGGAGCAGCGCATCGGTGACCTGGAACGCCTCAGCCGCGCCAGCCGCCGTATCGCCGGTGACGGCCGCGAGCAGGGCCTGGTGTCGGTGGCGGAGCGCATCCGTATCGAGTGCACCAACGTCATCCACTTCCAGTGGTTCCAATTCGAGCTGCTGCAGCGAGACAGCCAGTACAGCAGCTGGTGGGCGGGGCCGGATCGGCGGCTCTACGAAGGGCAGCCGGAACCACCGCCGGTGCCGCCGCCGCTACCGGGGATCCACAAACGTGCCGCCTGGCGGCGTCTGGAGCGCTCGCTGGAGACCGAGGACCAGCTCCTGGGCCGCCTGACCCTGTGGTGTGACCCGCGGCAGCTGGAGAACGATTCCGTCACCCTCCTCGACACTCTCCTGCCCCAGATGGTGGCGTCCCTCCAGCGAGCGGTGCTCGACCGCGAGGCCAAGGAGGATCCCCTCACCGGGCTGGCGGTGCGGCGGGTCCTGGAGGATCGCCTGCTCAAGTCCCACCGCCGTTGCCTCCAGGAGGGCTCCACCATGGCGGTGGTGATGTGTGACCTCGACCATTTCAAGTCCATCAACGACACCTACGGCCATGCCGCCGGTGACCAGGCCCTCATCGCCACTGCCGCCCTGCTCAAGGAAGCGGTGGGAGAGGGGCAGCTGGCGGCGCGCTACGGCGGCGAGGAGTTCACCCTGCTGCTGGAATACACCGACGGCGACGAGGCCCTACAGCTGGCGGAGAGCATCCGGCGCCAGGTCGAAGCTCTGGAGGTAGTGTGGGAGGGGGAGCGGCTGCCTTTGACCATCAGCCTCGGCATCGCGGTCTTTCCGGACCTCCACGCCAAGACGCCGGAGGATCTCGTGGAGCTGGCGGACGAGGCGCTCTACGAGGCCAAGGACCACGGGCGCAACCGTTGCTTGTTGCACCTCGGGCGTGGTCGCTTCCGCACCGTCGACGGTGATACGGTCACCGGCGCCGGCGACAGCGCCCCGGCGAAGCCGCCGCAGCTCTTTGCCTGA
- a CDS encoding methyltransferase domain-containing protein, with translation MPNSSSKPQPQRPAQGSLRPRIDKHRREDPPPELMDGDDLTLEESEQALADLARVNRRLLGYGPVIRTLLPRLRETWRRRSETSGEGTAAPIRLLDVGTGSGDVVQVLADKARAAGMNVQVIGLDSKLRHLLAGRRAHPEQPHRRHFRVVASADALPFADGSVDWSLSTLFFHHFGSATNRRILDEMRRVARTGAAVVDLRASRWLRRLIGIGLRLGGAGPVATTDGHLSAASAWSPEQVRALIEDSEPLVELRHRFPFRFSLILRPGSSAQELPSASDDAGS, from the coding sequence ATGCCCAACTCAAGCTCCAAGCCGCAACCCCAGCGACCCGCTCAGGGCAGTCTTCGCCCCAGGATAGACAAGCACCGGCGGGAGGACCCGCCGCCGGAGCTGATGGACGGCGACGACCTGACGCTGGAGGAAAGCGAGCAAGCCCTCGCCGACCTGGCACGGGTCAACCGCCGGCTGCTGGGCTACGGCCCCGTGATTCGGACTCTGCTCCCGCGGTTGCGGGAAACCTGGCGACGGCGCAGCGAAACGTCCGGGGAGGGCACCGCAGCTCCCATCCGCCTCCTCGACGTCGGCACCGGCAGCGGCGACGTAGTCCAGGTCCTCGCCGACAAGGCGCGCGCCGCAGGGATGAACGTACAGGTCATAGGCCTCGACTCCAAGCTCCGCCATCTGCTGGCCGGACGCCGGGCTCATCCCGAGCAACCCCATCGCCGGCACTTCCGAGTGGTGGCCTCCGCCGACGCCCTACCCTTCGCCGACGGGTCCGTGGACTGGTCCCTCTCGACTCTCTTCTTCCACCATTTTGGCTCCGCCACCAACCGCCGCATCCTGGACGAGATGCGCCGCGTCGCCCGCACCGGCGCCGCGGTGGTGGACCTGCGGGCCTCCCGATGGCTACGCCGCCTCATCGGCATCGGCCTGCGCCTCGGGGGCGCCGGCCCCGTCGCCACCACCGACGGCCACCTCTCCGCCGCCAGCGCTTGGAGCCCGGAGCAGGTGCGCGCTCTCATCGAGGATTCAGAGCCCCTCGTCGAGCTCCGCCATCGGTTTCCGTTCCGCTTCAGCCTGATCCTGCGGCCAGGGAGCAGCGCTCAAGAACTGCCCAGCGCCTCCGACGACGCCGGATCTTGA
- a CDS encoding right-handed parallel beta-helix repeat-containing protein produces MKKQWVAAALGLGIALLGTHVEAATLVVPDDFATVQAAIDAANSGDRVSVRPGIYSGPIDFLGKDVEVVATDGPAVTVLQISGEGPIVTIASGETRTALLEGFTLTGAIGEGDGGGLYINAGPTIRGNIIRDNQACIGAGARVEGSGYPRFEDNRILDNENLCTGPGAGGAGVRSFGAVVEIVGNEFRGNRTGAGSEGAAVKLNIGQDSLIEKNLFVENFADGGSGGALALVNSTTTLITQNIFVGNEAVSGGALYWTAGPVQATMTNNTLIDNRAGSGSAFAIGGRVDHTRWVNNVLAAGSGTSLIHCGSVLQILPELIHNILHAEGAPIVAGDCEEQPSSTGNLMAPPMLRSDFSPLPASPLVDAGLADPLGVSGTDFYGQPRVVDGDLDGTPRIDIGAVERQPDSVEVPALEVWGLLALAAGLGALGAARARRQAGLSGRT; encoded by the coding sequence ATGAAAAAGCAATGGGTAGCGGCAGCGCTCGGTCTGGGAATAGCTCTCCTGGGCACACATGTCGAGGCGGCGACGCTGGTGGTGCCGGATGATTTCGCCACGGTGCAGGCCGCCATCGATGCGGCGAACAGCGGCGACCGGGTGAGCGTTCGTCCAGGGATTTACTCCGGCCCCATCGATTTTCTCGGCAAGGATGTCGAGGTGGTGGCGACGGACGGTCCGGCAGTCACAGTGCTTCAAATCAGCGGCGAAGGCCCCATCGTGACCATCGCCAGCGGCGAGACGCGGACGGCCTTGCTCGAAGGCTTCACTCTCACCGGCGCCATCGGCGAGGGCGACGGGGGCGGCCTGTACATCAACGCAGGCCCTACGATTCGCGGCAACATCATCCGCGACAACCAAGCCTGCATCGGAGCGGGCGCTCGGGTGGAAGGCTCCGGGTACCCCCGCTTCGAGGACAACCGCATCCTCGACAACGAGAATCTCTGCACCGGCCCGGGAGCCGGTGGAGCCGGCGTGCGGAGCTTCGGCGCAGTCGTGGAGATCGTGGGCAACGAGTTCCGCGGCAACCGCACCGGCGCAGGCTCCGAGGGGGCGGCGGTCAAGCTCAACATCGGCCAAGACTCGCTGATCGAGAAGAATCTCTTCGTGGAGAATTTCGCCGACGGTGGCTCGGGGGGCGCACTCGCTCTGGTGAACTCGACCACTACCTTGATCACCCAGAACATCTTCGTCGGCAATGAGGCGGTCTCCGGCGGCGCCCTGTACTGGACTGCGGGACCCGTACAGGCGACGATGACCAACAACACCCTGATCGACAATCGGGCTGGCAGCGGCTCGGCCTTCGCCATCGGGGGCCGGGTGGATCACACTCGCTGGGTCAACAACGTCCTGGCCGCAGGCTCAGGAACATCCCTGATCCATTGCGGCAGCGTGCTCCAAATTCTTCCCGAGCTGATCCACAACATCCTTCACGCGGAGGGCGCACCCATCGTGGCGGGGGACTGCGAGGAGCAGCCCAGCTCAACGGGAAACCTGATGGCACCGCCGATGCTGAGAAGCGACTTTTCTCCTCTACCTGCATCGCCGCTGGTGGACGCCGGCCTGGCCGACCCTCTCGGCGTCAGCGGTACCGATTTCTACGGCCAGCCTCGGGTCGTTGACGGAGATCTGGACGGCACTCCGAGGATCGATATCGGTGCAGTGGAGCGGCAACCGGATAGCGTCGAGGTACCCGCGCTTGAGGTCTGGGGTCTCTTGGCGCTGGCGGCCGGCCTGGGCGCCCTGGGAGCCGCTCGCGCCAGGCGCCAGGCGGGCCTTTCCGGCAGAACCTGA
- a CDS encoding Rrf2 family transcriptional regulator — MKISTKGEYGIRAMLYLAAHAPDQPVTSHEIARHQGIPEPYLRQILALLAKDGLVVSHRGPQGGHSLGRGAGEINLRDILLVLEGQLTSVDQILALPCTIDVGTEHCVLREVFLDVKRAVEGILVGTSLEDLVTRQEEILARDICVPQDLPPEGAGEEAQEEERLPILRG, encoded by the coding sequence ATGAAGATCTCGACGAAGGGTGAATACGGCATCCGCGCGATGCTATACCTAGCAGCTCATGCGCCGGATCAGCCGGTGACCAGCCATGAGATTGCTCGTCACCAAGGAATCCCGGAGCCGTACCTGCGGCAGATCCTGGCACTGCTGGCCAAGGACGGCCTGGTGGTCTCCCACCGCGGCCCTCAAGGCGGCCACAGCCTGGGTCGAGGGGCAGGCGAGATCAATTTGCGGGACATCCTGCTGGTACTGGAAGGGCAGCTGACTTCTGTCGATCAGATCCTGGCCTTGCCGTGCACCATCGACGTGGGCACCGAGCACTGCGTTCTGCGCGAGGTCTTCCTCGACGTCAAACGGGCCGTGGAGGGGATTCTGGTGGGAACCTCTCTCGAGGACCTGGTGACCCGCCAGGAGGAGATCTTGGCCCGCGACATCTGCGTCCCCCAGGATCTACCGCCGGAGGGGGCGGGGGAAGAGGCGCAGGAAGAAGAACGACTGCCCATTCTCCGCGGCTGA
- a CDS encoding cation:proton antiporter: protein MILQTVVIAISLGILAQAVASRLKLPAILPLLLLGMLCGPSGLSWFYPGALGDTLEPLIHLGVAIILFEGGLSIDLERLRKVGGAVRNLLSFGVAITGGLSAWLAHSVVGMPWPTAILFGAIVTVTGPTVIAPLLRHTIAPQSVKTILHSEGLIIDAIGALLAYLVLQWIELQGMAPSGIGIQVLKVTATGCILGFVGGAAGRTVARSRLFDAELSNLVILALLMMVYMISEGQAHQSGILAAVVMGFTLSAAKVPDLGPLKAFKGQLTTLLISVLFILLSGQLDLEEMINLGGAGLLVTAGLIFLVRPASVFLSVMPWQLGLKERSFLAMTAPRGIVAAAVASLAARQLDAANIDGGSLLEGLVYMAILGTGAWATVMSLVLPVALGYKQDASRRRAVVVGANPLAETIAELMQETGRTTVVVDSVSWRLERFRRKEMETVRGDARDAGTYEQAGVERDSIVIAATTNDELNLLVAELVHHEFGIEHPVVALQRPPDELGRRSRAWLDLLALRDIKVPAWIRRLENGTAERIELPYEEQRVAALVEDLLDEFPNQVLLLAGWRGDNVIFRVDLKDEQSIDRIALLVSDGPVKERLKGLLAELEEEAAAEERAEAEQAEAAEPNDQEPNDKGSGEESSGKEKPSGTAQAEESSEGASEEEPERKDGA, encoded by the coding sequence ATGATTCTGCAAACCGTCGTCATCGCCATTTCCTTGGGCATCCTGGCCCAGGCCGTGGCCTCGCGCCTCAAGCTGCCGGCGATCCTGCCGCTGCTGCTGCTGGGCATGCTCTGTGGCCCGTCCGGCCTGAGCTGGTTCTATCCGGGAGCCTTGGGAGACACCCTCGAGCCGCTGATCCACCTCGGGGTCGCCATCATCCTCTTCGAGGGCGGGCTATCCATCGACCTGGAGCGCCTGCGCAAGGTCGGCGGCGCGGTGCGCAATCTGCTGAGCTTCGGCGTTGCCATCACCGGCGGGCTGTCCGCCTGGCTGGCCCACTCTGTTGTCGGCATGCCGTGGCCGACGGCGATTCTTTTCGGAGCCATCGTCACCGTCACCGGTCCGACGGTCATCGCCCCCCTGCTGCGCCACACCATCGCTCCCCAGTCGGTGAAGACCATCCTGCACTCCGAGGGTCTGATCATCGACGCCATCGGAGCCCTGCTGGCGTACCTGGTGCTGCAGTGGATCGAGCTCCAGGGCATGGCCCCCTCGGGCATTGGCATCCAGGTGCTCAAGGTCACCGCCACCGGCTGCATCCTGGGCTTCGTCGGCGGCGCCGCCGGGCGGACGGTGGCCCGCAGCCGGCTCTTCGACGCCGAGCTCAGCAATCTGGTGATCCTGGCGCTGCTGATGATGGTGTACATGATCTCCGAAGGCCAGGCACACCAGAGCGGCATCCTGGCGGCGGTGGTCATGGGCTTTACTCTTTCCGCCGCCAAGGTCCCGGATCTCGGGCCACTGAAGGCATTCAAGGGTCAGCTCACCACGCTGCTGATCTCGGTTCTCTTCATCCTGCTCTCCGGTCAGCTGGATCTGGAAGAGATGATCAACCTCGGCGGCGCCGGCCTGCTGGTCACCGCCGGGCTGATCTTCCTGGTGCGGCCTGCTTCGGTCTTCCTGTCGGTGATGCCCTGGCAGCTGGGCCTCAAGGAACGAAGCTTCCTGGCCATGACCGCCCCCCGCGGTATCGTCGCCGCCGCCGTGGCCTCGTTGGCCGCCCGCCAGCTGGACGCCGCCAACATCGACGGCGGCTCACTGCTGGAAGGGTTGGTCTACATGGCCATCCTGGGCACCGGCGCCTGGGCGACGGTGATGTCCCTGGTGCTGCCGGTGGCCCTGGGCTACAAGCAGGACGCCTCCCGCCGGCGGGCGGTGGTGGTGGGAGCCAACCCGCTAGCCGAAACCATCGCGGAGCTCATGCAGGAAACCGGGCGCACCACGGTGGTGGTGGACTCGGTTTCCTGGCGGCTGGAGCGCTTCCGGCGCAAGGAGATGGAGACCGTGCGGGGCGACGCCCGGGACGCCGGCACCTACGAGCAGGCCGGGGTCGAACGAGACTCCATCGTCATCGCCGCCACCACCAACGACGAGCTCAACCTGCTGGTGGCGGAGCTGGTACACCACGAATTCGGTATCGAGCACCCGGTGGTGGCTCTACAGCGGCCGCCGGACGAGCTGGGACGACGCTCCCGCGCCTGGTTGGATCTGCTCGCCCTGCGGGATATCAAGGTCCCGGCGTGGATCCGGCGGCTGGAAAACGGCACCGCTGAGCGCATCGAGCTGCCCTATGAAGAGCAGCGGGTCGCGGCACTGGTGGAAGACTTGTTGGACGAGTTCCCCAATCAGGTTCTGCTCCTCGCCGGCTGGCGGGGGGACAACGTGATCTTCCGGGTGGACCTGAAGGACGAACAGTCCATCGACCGCATCGCGCTGCTGGTCTCGGACGGTCCGGTGAAGGAGCGCCTCAAGGGGCTGCTGGCAGAGCTGGAGGAGGAGGCCGCAGCGGAGGAGCGAGCCGAGGCCGAGCAGGCCGAGGCCGCGGAGCCCAACGACCAGGAGCCCAACGACAAAGGCTCCGGCGAGGAGAGCTCCGGCAAGGAGAAGCCCTCCGGAACAGCGCAGGCCGAAGAGTCTTCGGAGGGGGCTTCGGAGGAAGAGCCGGAGCGGAAGGACGGCGCTTAG
- the atpC gene encoding ATP synthase F1 subunit epsilon: MTKSKTLHCSVVTPEGSVFDGPSVNVVFPAFDGEMGILPNHAPLLTKLGAGELRVVEAGGEVRRWFVDGGFAQVVENRLTVLTEQSCPVEELDRAEARVAMENAQAMPGGNPANVEAREKAMRSARAQLRLTS; encoded by the coding sequence ATGACCAAATCGAAGACCCTTCACTGTAGCGTCGTGACCCCGGAAGGCTCCGTCTTCGACGGGCCTTCGGTGAACGTCGTCTTCCCCGCCTTCGACGGCGAGATGGGAATCCTCCCCAACCATGCCCCTCTGCTCACCAAGCTGGGGGCCGGCGAGCTGCGGGTCGTCGAAGCTGGGGGTGAGGTTCGCCGCTGGTTTGTCGACGGTGGCTTTGCCCAGGTGGTAGAGAACCGCCTGACCGTGCTGACCGAGCAGAGCTGTCCTGTGGAAGAGCTCGACCGCGCCGAGGCGCGGGTGGCGATGGAGAACGCCCAGGCTATGCCCGGCGGCAATCCGGCCAATGTGGAAGCGCGGGAGAAGGCCATGCGCAGCGCCCGCGCTCAGCTGAGGTTGACCTCCTAG